Proteins encoded in a region of the Streptomyces sp. NBC_00258 genome:
- a CDS encoding carbohydrate ABC transporter permease gives MTTTEVPATARAGKPSTPPKRPGRRRREGAAWVFLSPWVLGAAVLTLLPMAVSLYLSFTDYDLFNPPRWVGLRNYTQMFTEDPRYWRSVVATLTYVVIAVPLQLGLALVVALALKSMRRGRGFYRSAFYAPSLLGASMSIALVWRAVFNDGGTVDNLLGTGGWVNRPGWALFAVALLTVWQFGAPMVIFLAGLQQIPSELYEAASVDGASRWRQFLSITVPMLSPVIFFNLVLQTIQAFQVFTPAFAVSAGKGGPADSTLFYTLYLYDRGFVASHMGYASAMAWVLLLVIGAVTAVLFRTSRSWVFYASEGDR, from the coding sequence ATGACCACCACCGAAGTACCGGCCACCGCCCGCGCAGGGAAGCCCTCCACACCACCGAAGCGACCCGGAAGGCGCCGACGCGAGGGCGCCGCCTGGGTGTTCCTCTCCCCGTGGGTCCTCGGCGCCGCCGTGCTGACCCTGCTCCCGATGGCCGTCTCGCTCTATCTCTCCTTCACGGACTACGACTTGTTCAACCCGCCCCGATGGGTGGGCCTGCGCAACTACACGCAGATGTTCACCGAGGACCCGCGCTACTGGCGCTCGGTCGTCGCGACACTCACGTACGTCGTCATCGCCGTGCCCCTCCAACTCGGCCTCGCCCTGGTCGTCGCACTCGCCCTCAAGTCCATGCGGCGCGGCCGCGGCTTCTACCGCTCGGCCTTCTACGCCCCCTCCCTGCTCGGCGCCTCCATGTCCATCGCCCTGGTGTGGCGGGCGGTGTTCAACGACGGCGGAACGGTCGACAACCTGCTGGGCACGGGCGGCTGGGTCAACCGGCCGGGCTGGGCACTCTTCGCCGTCGCCCTGCTGACGGTGTGGCAGTTCGGCGCCCCCATGGTCATCTTCCTCGCCGGACTCCAGCAGATCCCCTCGGAGCTGTACGAGGCCGCGTCCGTGGACGGAGCGAGCCGATGGCGCCAGTTCCTGTCCATCACCGTGCCCATGCTCTCCCCGGTGATCTTCTTCAACCTGGTGCTCCAGACCATCCAGGCCTTCCAGGTCTTCACCCCGGCGTTCGCGGTGAGCGCGGGCAAGGGCGGCCCCGCCGACTCGACGCTCTTCTACACGCTCTACCTCTACGACCGCGGCTTCGTCGCCTCCCACATGGGCTACGCCTCCGCGATGGCCTGGGTACTGCTCCTCGTCATCGGAGCCGTGACCGCCGTACTGTTCCGGACCTCGCGATCCTGGGTCTTCTACGCGTCCGAGGGGGACCGATGA
- a CDS encoding ABC transporter substrate-binding protein — protein sequence MPGNRTRKSWPFRRTAKPRPSRTTTAALALCAAATALTGCSDTGGSSSAGGNVVLRYTWWGNPDRAARTQEAIDLFEKKFPDIVVQTSFSGYDAYKQKLATQAAGGDAPDVMQLDYRMIDQYASGGVLLDLGKQQAVRTEEFDRGLLATGVVDGKQYALPQARGTETVVYDTKAWESSGVEKPRKGWTWSDWADAMRALAEKTGKPGATDPGQSEDAFEVWLRGQGRSLYTKDRELGFTADDLTRWWTFTDKLRREGAVSPAEQTTQLDGAVENTPLGRGKSVSDFNWDAPSSGYVALVPTGVTLAPMPSGEDGTPGQYFKPSMFMGVAADSGHPEESARLIDFMLNDRDAAKILGATRGIPVNESIRTTLAPELKDFDKTVADYQASVDGTLNSPPQAPPSGDSALQTTFQRDYDQVSYEQMSPREAAEDYVTEAKAELRS from the coding sequence ATGCCCGGAAACAGGACAAGGAAGTCCTGGCCGTTCCGCAGGACCGCCAAGCCCCGGCCGTCTCGCACGACGACCGCGGCCCTCGCGCTCTGCGCGGCGGCAACGGCACTCACCGGCTGCTCCGACACGGGCGGGTCGAGCAGCGCGGGCGGCAACGTCGTCCTGCGCTACACCTGGTGGGGCAACCCGGACAGAGCGGCCCGAACCCAGGAGGCCATCGACCTCTTCGAGAAGAAGTTCCCGGACATCGTTGTCCAGACCTCCTTCTCCGGATACGACGCCTACAAGCAGAAGCTCGCCACCCAGGCGGCCGGCGGCGACGCCCCGGACGTGATGCAGCTCGACTACCGCATGATCGACCAGTACGCGTCCGGCGGCGTCCTCCTCGACCTGGGGAAGCAACAGGCCGTACGGACCGAGGAGTTCGACCGCGGCCTGCTCGCCACCGGGGTCGTGGACGGCAAGCAGTACGCGCTCCCGCAGGCCCGCGGCACGGAGACGGTCGTGTACGACACCAAGGCGTGGGAGTCGTCCGGCGTCGAGAAGCCGCGGAAGGGCTGGACCTGGAGCGACTGGGCCGACGCCATGCGCGCCCTCGCCGAGAAGACCGGGAAGCCCGGCGCCACCGACCCGGGCCAGAGCGAGGACGCCTTCGAGGTGTGGCTGCGCGGCCAGGGCAGGTCGCTCTACACCAAGGACCGCGAACTTGGCTTCACCGCGGATGACTTGACCCGCTGGTGGACCTTCACCGACAAGCTCCGCCGGGAGGGCGCGGTGTCGCCCGCCGAGCAGACCACCCAGCTCGACGGCGCGGTCGAGAACACCCCGCTCGGCCGCGGCAAGTCCGTCTCCGACTTCAACTGGGACGCCCCGTCGAGCGGATACGTGGCTCTCGTCCCGACGGGCGTGACGCTCGCGCCGATGCCCTCGGGCGAGGACGGCACCCCCGGCCAGTACTTCAAGCCGTCGATGTTCATGGGCGTCGCGGCCGACTCGGGCCATCCCGAGGAGTCGGCCAGGCTCATCGACTTCATGCTGAACGACCGGGACGCGGCGAAGATCCTGGGCGCGACCCGTGGCATCCCGGTCAACGAGTCGATCCGTACGACGCTGGCCCCCGAGCTGAAGGACTTCGACAAGACGGTCGCCGACTACCAGGCCTCCGTGGACGGAACCCTCAACTCCCCGCCGCAGGCGCCGCCTTCGGGCGACAGTGCCCTGCAGACCACCTTCCAGCGGGACTACGACCAGGTGTCCTACGAGCAGATGTCGCCCCGCGAGGCGGCCGAGGACTACGTCACCGAGGCGAAGGCGGAGCTGAGGTCATGA
- a CDS encoding Gfo/Idh/MocA family protein — protein sequence MSEQDPCIASATSVSSAAPVAPVGAVGGKRRRCAVVGLGARARMFTEALTGPYADRIELVGFCDVNARRMAVHNGWIAADHPGRGAVPAYAAEDFEVMLRRERVDLVVVCSVDRTHDDYIVRALEAGCDVVTEKPMTTDADKARRILDARRRTGGDVRVAFNYRYNPVHSAVRELIAAGEIGEVGSVHFEWLLDLRHGADYFRRWHRDKANSGGLMVHKATHHFDLVNWWLGTEPETVFAQGGLFFYGEEAGRRRGLARPYARAHGAAAAEGDPFAVRLADSEVLRALYLEAEAEDGYHRDQNVFGPGVSIEDDMAVLVRYASGASLTYHLTAYSPWEGYRVAFNGSEGRLELLVEESTWTRSAVRADGASPVMHGAAVGDEAGRTELLLRRFWEPAREVKVGGGVGAAEGGHGGGDVRMLADLFGPRSGGDALGRAADAVDGARSLVTGLAANESFETGLPVRVRDLLDV from the coding sequence ATGTCAGAACAAGACCCGTGCATCGCATCCGCCACATCCGTCTCGTCGGCCGCGCCCGTCGCGCCTGTCGGGGCCGTCGGGGGAAAGCGTCGTCGTTGTGCCGTGGTGGGGCTGGGTGCGCGTGCGCGGATGTTCACCGAGGCGCTGACCGGGCCGTACGCGGACCGGATCGAATTGGTGGGCTTCTGTGACGTCAACGCCCGTCGTATGGCCGTCCACAACGGGTGGATCGCGGCCGATCATCCTGGGCGGGGGGCCGTGCCTGCTTACGCCGCCGAGGACTTCGAGGTCATGTTGCGGCGCGAGCGGGTGGATCTTGTTGTTGTGTGCAGTGTCGACCGCACCCATGACGACTACATCGTGCGAGCGCTGGAAGCGGGGTGCGACGTCGTCACGGAGAAGCCGATGACCACGGACGCCGACAAGGCCCGCCGCATTCTCGATGCTCGGCGGCGGACCGGGGGTGACGTGCGGGTCGCCTTCAACTACCGCTACAACCCGGTGCATTCGGCTGTACGGGAACTCATCGCGGCCGGGGAGATCGGCGAGGTCGGGTCGGTGCACTTCGAGTGGCTGCTCGATCTGCGGCACGGTGCGGACTACTTCCGGCGGTGGCACCGGGACAAGGCCAACTCCGGTGGGCTGATGGTCCACAAGGCCACGCATCACTTCGATCTGGTCAACTGGTGGTTGGGCACGGAGCCGGAGACCGTGTTCGCGCAGGGCGGGCTGTTCTTCTACGGCGAGGAGGCCGGGCGGCGGCGGGGGCTTGCTCGGCCCTATGCCCGGGCTCACGGGGCCGCTGCGGCGGAGGGGGATCCGTTCGCGGTGCGGCTTGCGGACTCCGAGGTGCTGCGTGCGCTCTATCTGGAGGCGGAGGCTGAGGACGGGTATCACCGCGACCAGAACGTGTTCGGGCCCGGGGTCAGCATCGAGGACGACATGGCCGTGCTTGTGCGGTATGCGTCCGGGGCCTCGTTGACGTATCACTTGACCGCCTACTCCCCCTGGGAGGGGTATCGCGTCGCCTTCAACGGGAGCGAAGGGCGGCTGGAGCTGTTGGTGGAGGAGTCGACGTGGACTCGGTCCGCGGTGCGGGCCGACGGGGCGAGTCCTGTCATGCACGGGGCGGCTGTCGGGGATGAGGCCGGGCGTACGGAGTTGTTGCTGCGGCGGTTCTGGGAGCCGGCTCGTGAGGTGAAGGTCGGGGGCGGGGTGGGTGCCGCTGAGGGTGGACATGGGGGTGGAGATGTGCGGATGCTGGCCGATCTGTTCGGCCCTCGGTCCGGCGGGGATGCCCTGGGGCGGGCTGCCGACGCGGTTGACGGGGCGAGGTCGTTGGTCACCGGGCTGGCCGCCAACGAGTCGTTCGAGACCGGGTTGCCCGTGCGGGTGCGGGATCTGTTGGACGTCTGA
- a CDS encoding NUDIX hydrolase — translation MTLTGEQVERVDEHDRVLDIVDRGEAVRRGWLHRVATVVCRDPGGRILVHRRPEHVTRFPGQYNWLLGGAVEAGESYEEAATRELKEELGIRATVRFAFKYLCRGEISPYWLGLHEAVIDEVDGDITPDPSEIAWHDWLPEAELRQRLWQWPFVSDSREAYMKYTELPENLQPRPPSHP, via the coding sequence ATGACTCTCACGGGCGAGCAGGTGGAACGCGTCGACGAGCACGACCGGGTACTCGACATCGTCGACCGGGGCGAAGCCGTCCGCCGCGGCTGGCTGCACCGGGTGGCCACGGTCGTATGCCGCGACCCAGGGGGACGCATACTCGTGCACCGCAGGCCGGAGCACGTCACACGCTTCCCCGGCCAGTACAACTGGCTGCTGGGCGGAGCCGTCGAAGCGGGGGAGTCCTACGAGGAGGCCGCGACCCGGGAGCTGAAGGAGGAACTCGGAATCAGGGCCACGGTCCGCTTCGCCTTCAAGTACCTCTGTCGGGGAGAGATCAGCCCGTACTGGCTCGGGTTGCACGAGGCCGTCATCGATGAGGTCGACGGGGACATCACGCCGGACCCGTCGGAGATCGCGTGGCACGACTGGCTGCCCGAGGCCGAGCTGCGACAGAGGCTGTGGCAGTGGCCCTTCGTCTCGGACAGCCGGGAGGCGTACATGAAGTACACGGAGCTGCCCGAGAACCTCCAGCCGCGACCTCCATCCCATCCCTGA
- a CDS encoding ATP-dependent endonuclease: MSDMERFRRAVVEWAAGGVGASAAGESARELAVGVGLRTVVLVEGGSDQVAVEVLATRRGRDLDAEGVSVVPLGGATSVSRFVDLCGPQGLGVRLAGLCDVGEERFFRRALERAGLGSDIPPEGLEPLGFYVCDMDLEDELIRALGAEVVQQVVVEQGESRPFRTFRNQPAQRERTVEQQLRRFLGTHSGRKAQYARGMVESLDLERTPRPLERLLAHV; encoded by the coding sequence ATGAGCGACATGGAGAGATTCCGTCGGGCCGTTGTCGAGTGGGCGGCCGGTGGAGTGGGGGCGTCGGCGGCCGGTGAGAGCGCGCGGGAGCTGGCGGTCGGGGTCGGGCTGCGTACGGTCGTGCTCGTCGAGGGGGGCAGCGATCAGGTCGCGGTCGAGGTGCTGGCCACGCGGCGTGGCCGGGATCTGGATGCCGAGGGTGTGTCGGTCGTGCCGCTCGGGGGTGCGACCAGTGTCAGCAGGTTCGTGGATCTGTGCGGGCCTCAGGGGCTCGGCGTGCGGCTGGCCGGCCTGTGCGATGTCGGGGAGGAGCGCTTCTTCCGGCGGGCGCTGGAGCGGGCCGGGCTCGGCTCCGACATCCCGCCGGAGGGGCTGGAACCACTTGGTTTCTACGTGTGCGACATGGACCTGGAGGACGAGTTGATCCGGGCTCTGGGCGCCGAGGTCGTGCAGCAAGTCGTGGTGGAACAGGGCGAGTCGAGGCCGTTCCGCACCTTCCGGAACCAGCCCGCCCAGCGGGAGCGGACCGTGGAGCAGCAGTTGCGGAGGTTCTTGGGCACGCACAGTGGCCGCAAGGCACAGTACGCGCGCGGGATGGTCGAGAGTCTGGATCTGGAGCGGACGCCTCGGCCGTTGGAGCGGCTTCTCGCCCACGTCTGA
- a CDS encoding XdhC/CoxI family protein gives MLDIAEELHRWVEQGRDFAVATVVAVGGSAPRQPGAALAVDADGTAIGSVSGGCVEGAVYELCQQALADGKPVLERFGYSDDDAFAVGLTCGGIIDILVTPVRAEDSDREIFTQALATATRGEAAAVVRIASGPPELLGRALLVRPDGSYEGGFGAHPELDRTAVDEARAFLDAGRTGTLEIGEQGSRCGAPLTLLIESSVPPPRMIVFGAIDFASALVRIGKFLNYRVTVCDARPVFATSARFPEADEIVVDWPHRYLERTHVDARTVLCVLTHDAKFDVPLLRLALRLPVAYVGAMGSRRTHLDRNERLREVGVTELELARLRSPIGLDLGARTPEETALSIAAEIVANRRGGTGVSLTGAHTPIHHDMSSTLRPTARIGSVA, from the coding sequence ATGCTGGACATCGCCGAAGAGCTGCACCGGTGGGTCGAGCAGGGACGCGACTTCGCCGTGGCCACCGTGGTGGCCGTCGGCGGCAGCGCTCCTCGTCAGCCCGGCGCCGCCCTCGCGGTGGACGCCGACGGCACGGCGATCGGCTCGGTCTCCGGCGGCTGTGTGGAGGGCGCGGTGTACGAGCTGTGCCAACAGGCGTTGGCGGACGGGAAGCCGGTCCTGGAACGCTTCGGCTACAGCGACGACGACGCGTTCGCCGTGGGCCTGACCTGCGGCGGCATCATCGACATCCTGGTCACGCCGGTACGCGCCGAGGACTCCGACCGGGAGATCTTCACTCAGGCCCTCGCCACCGCCACGCGCGGGGAGGCGGCGGCAGTGGTGCGTATCGCATCCGGACCTCCGGAACTCCTGGGCCGCGCCCTGCTGGTCCGCCCGGACGGCTCGTACGAGGGCGGATTCGGCGCCCACCCGGAACTGGACCGGACGGCCGTGGACGAGGCGCGCGCCTTCCTGGACGCGGGCCGCACAGGCACCCTGGAGATCGGAGAGCAGGGCTCTCGCTGCGGAGCACCCCTCACACTCCTCATCGAATCATCGGTCCCGCCACCCAGGATGATCGTTTTCGGAGCGATCGACTTCGCCTCCGCCCTGGTCCGTATCGGCAAGTTCCTGAACTACCGCGTCACGGTGTGCGACGCCCGCCCGGTCTTCGCGACATCGGCCCGCTTCCCGGAGGCCGACGAGATCGTGGTCGACTGGCCACACCGCTACCTGGAGCGCACGCACGTCGATGCCCGCACGGTCCTCTGTGTCCTGACCCACGACGCCAAGTTCGACGTACCCCTCCTCCGGCTCGCGCTCCGCCTCCCCGTGGCGTACGTCGGAGCGATGGGCTCCCGCCGCACCCACCTGGACCGCAACGAACGTCTCCGCGAAGTCGGCGTAACCGAACTGGAGTTGGCCCGCCTGCGCTCCCCGATCGGGCTCGACCTGGGAGCCCGCACGCCCGAGGAGACGGCCCTCTCCATAGCCGCGGAGATCGTCGCCAACAGGCGAGGCGGCACCGGAGTCTCACTCACCGGCGCCCACACCCCCATCCACCACGACATGTCGTCGACACTGAGGCCCACCGCACGAATAGGTTCGGTGGCCTGA
- a CDS encoding NCS2 family permease: MTQQSLEPRTTADDAGEGTRIPAGRSWLDRYFHISKRGSSVAREVRGGVTTFMAMAYILLLNPLILSGKDAAGDTLGQKALITATAFAAAFTTLLMGFFGKVPLALAAGLSVSGVLSSQVAPQMTWPQAMGMCVMYGVVIMLLVVTGLREMIMNAIPLALKHAITMGIGLFVALIGLVKAGFVHQGEATPLSLGATGELAGWPVLLFAVTLLAIFMLQARGIPGAILIGIVGGTVLAVVLNALDVIDAKQWASGAPELHGSAVSMPDFSIFGDVEFGGWGQVGAMTVGMIVFTLVLAGFFDAMATIIGVGTEAKLADDKGRMPGLSKALFIDGAGGAIGGVSGASGQTVFVESATGVGEGARTGLSSVITGLFFAACLFFTPLTAIVPGEVAAAALVVIGAMMMMNARHVDWADRATAIPVFLTVVIMPFTYSITAGVAAGVISYVAIKVAQGKAREIGAFMWGLTAIFLVYFALNPIESWMGVH, translated from the coding sequence ATGACCCAGCAGTCACTGGAGCCGAGGACCACCGCCGACGATGCGGGTGAAGGAACCCGTATCCCGGCCGGCAGGTCCTGGCTCGACCGGTACTTTCACATATCCAAGCGAGGAAGCTCGGTCGCGCGTGAGGTGCGCGGCGGCGTCACGACCTTCATGGCGATGGCGTACATCCTGCTGCTCAACCCGCTGATCCTGTCCGGCAAGGACGCGGCGGGGGACACGCTCGGCCAGAAGGCCCTGATCACCGCGACCGCGTTCGCGGCGGCCTTCACCACGCTCCTGATGGGCTTCTTCGGCAAGGTGCCGCTCGCCCTGGCCGCCGGACTCTCCGTCTCCGGCGTCCTCTCCTCGCAGGTCGCTCCCCAGATGACCTGGCCGCAGGCCATGGGCATGTGTGTGATGTACGGCGTCGTGATCATGCTCCTGGTGGTCACCGGGCTGCGCGAGATGATCATGAACGCGATCCCGCTGGCGCTGAAGCACGCGATCACCATGGGCATCGGCCTGTTCGTCGCCCTGATCGGCCTGGTGAAGGCGGGCTTCGTCCACCAGGGCGAGGCGACCCCGCTCTCCCTCGGTGCGACCGGTGAACTCGCCGGCTGGCCGGTCCTGCTCTTCGCCGTCACCCTGCTCGCCATCTTCATGCTCCAGGCGCGCGGCATCCCCGGCGCGATCCTGATCGGCATCGTCGGCGGCACCGTACTCGCCGTCGTCCTCAATGCCCTGGACGTCATCGACGCCAAGCAGTGGGCCAGCGGCGCACCCGAGCTGCACGGCAGCGCGGTGTCCATGCCAGACTTCTCGATCTTCGGAGACGTGGAGTTCGGCGGCTGGGGCCAGGTCGGCGCGATGACGGTCGGCATGATCGTCTTCACCCTTGTCCTCGCCGGGTTCTTCGACGCGATGGCCACCATCATCGGCGTCGGCACCGAGGCCAAGCTGGCCGACGACAAGGGCCGGATGCCGGGTCTGTCCAAGGCGCTGTTCATCGACGGCGCGGGCGGCGCGATCGGCGGCGTCTCGGGCGCCTCGGGCCAGACGGTGTTCGTCGAGTCCGCCACAGGCGTAGGCGAAGGCGCCCGCACGGGCCTCTCCTCGGTCATCACGGGCCTGTTCTTCGCGGCCTGTCTCTTCTTCACCCCGCTGACGGCGATCGTCCCGGGCGAGGTCGCGGCCGCGGCCCTGGTCGTCATCGGCGCCATGATGATGATGAACGCCCGGCACGTCGACTGGGCCGACCGCGCCACCGCGATCCCGGTCTTCCTGACGGTCGTGATCATGCCGTTCACGTACTCCATCACCGCGGGTGTCGCGGCCGGAGTCATCAGCTACGTCGCCATCAAGGTCGCCCAGGGCAAGGCGCGGGAGATCGGGGCGTTCATGTGGGGCCTGACGGCGATCTTCCTCGTCTACTTCGCCCTGAACCCGATCGAGAGCTGGATGGGCGTCCACTAG
- a CDS encoding xanthine dehydrogenase family protein molybdopterin-binding subunit, with translation MPGKSAPLGTPTKVTQGSRTKGGIGESTLRPDGILKVTGEFAYSSDMWHEDMLWGQILRSTVAHAEIVSIDTVEALKTPGVYAVMTYDDLPTDVKNYGLEIQDTPVLAHGKVRHHGEPVAIVAADHPETARRAAAKIKVEYRELPVITDEASATAPDAILVHEGRDDHHIGHVPHPNIVHRQPILRGDVDEARKRADHIVEGEYTFGMQDQAFLGPESGLAVPSEDGGVDLYIATQWLHSDLKQIAPVLGLPEDKVRMTLSGVGGAFGGREDLSMQIHACLLALRTGKPVKIVYNRFESFFGHVHRHPAKLHYEHGATKDGKLTHMKCRIVLDGGAYASASPAVVGNAASLAVGPYVLEDVDIESIALYSNNPPCGAMRGFGAVQACFAYEAQMDKLADKVGMDRVEFRRLNAMSQGTIMPTGQPVDSPAPVAELLRRVKAMPMPPEQQWLAAGEAADVRQLPGGLSNTTHGEGVVRGVGYAVGIKNVGFSEGFDDYSTAKVRMEVVGGEPVATVHTAMAEVGQGGVTVHAQIARTELGVSQVTIRPADTQVGSAGSTSASRQTYVTGGAVKNSCELVREKVLEIGRRKFGSYHPAWATAELLLEGGKVVTDGGEVLADLVDVLEGEAVEVEEEWRHRPTEPFDLRTGQGFGHVQYSFAAHRAVVEVDTELGLVKVIELACAQDVGKALNPLSVIGQIQGGTTQGLGIAVMEEIIVDPKTAKVRNPSFTDYLIPTILDTPTIPVDVLELADDHAPYGLRGIGEAPTLSSTPAVLAAIRNATGLELNRTPVRPEHLTGTA, from the coding sequence ATGCCCGGCAAAAGCGCTCCCCTCGGCACTCCCACCAAGGTCACCCAGGGTTCCCGGACCAAGGGCGGCATCGGCGAGTCCACCCTCCGCCCGGACGGCATCCTCAAGGTCACCGGCGAGTTCGCGTACTCCTCCGACATGTGGCACGAGGACATGCTCTGGGGCCAGATCCTGCGCTCCACGGTCGCCCACGCCGAGATCGTCTCCATCGACACGGTCGAGGCGCTGAAGACCCCCGGCGTCTACGCCGTCATGACGTACGACGACCTGCCGACCGACGTGAAGAACTACGGCCTGGAGATCCAGGACACCCCGGTGCTCGCGCACGGCAAGGTCCGCCACCACGGCGAGCCGGTCGCGATCGTCGCCGCCGACCACCCTGAGACCGCCCGACGCGCCGCCGCCAAGATCAAGGTGGAGTACCGGGAACTGCCGGTCATCACGGACGAGGCGTCCGCGACCGCGCCCGACGCGATCCTCGTCCACGAGGGCCGCGACGACCACCACATCGGCCACGTCCCGCACCCGAACATCGTGCACCGCCAGCCGATCCTCCGCGGCGACGTCGACGAAGCCCGGAAGCGCGCTGACCACATCGTCGAGGGCGAGTACACCTTCGGCATGCAGGACCAGGCCTTCCTCGGCCCGGAGTCCGGTCTCGCGGTGCCCTCCGAGGACGGTGGCGTCGACCTCTACATCGCCACCCAGTGGCTGCACTCGGACCTCAAGCAGATCGCACCCGTCCTCGGCCTCCCCGAGGACAAGGTCCGCATGACGCTGTCCGGCGTCGGCGGCGCGTTCGGCGGCCGCGAGGACCTGTCGATGCAGATCCACGCCTGCCTCCTCGCACTGCGCACGGGCAAGCCGGTCAAGATCGTCTACAACCGTTTCGAGTCCTTCTTCGGCCACGTCCACCGCCACCCCGCGAAGCTCCACTACGAGCACGGGGCGACGAAGGACGGCAAGCTGACGCACATGAAGTGCCGCATCGTCCTGGACGGCGGCGCCTACGCCTCCGCGTCCCCGGCGGTCGTCGGCAACGCGGCGTCCCTCGCGGTCGGCCCGTACGTACTCGAAGACGTCGACATCGAATCGATCGCCCTCTACTCCAACAACCCGCCCTGCGGCGCCATGCGCGGCTTCGGCGCGGTCCAGGCGTGCTTCGCCTACGAGGCTCAGATGGACAAGCTCGCCGACAAGGTGGGCATGGACCGGGTCGAGTTCCGCCGGCTGAACGCGATGTCCCAGGGCACGATCATGCCGACCGGCCAGCCGGTCGACTCCCCGGCCCCGGTCGCCGAACTCCTGCGCCGCGTCAAGGCGATGCCCATGCCGCCGGAGCAGCAGTGGCTCGCGGCCGGCGAGGCGGCGGACGTCCGCCAGCTGCCCGGCGGCCTCTCCAACACCACCCACGGCGAAGGCGTCGTACGAGGTGTCGGCTACGCGGTCGGCATCAAGAACGTCGGCTTCTCCGAGGGCTTCGACGACTATTCAACGGCCAAGGTCCGCATGGAAGTCGTCGGCGGCGAGCCGGTGGCCACCGTCCACACCGCGATGGCGGAGGTCGGCCAGGGCGGCGTCACCGTCCACGCGCAGATCGCGCGCACCGAGCTGGGCGTCTCGCAGGTGACGATCCGCCCGGCCGACACACAGGTGGGCTCGGCCGGTTCGACCTCCGCGTCCCGCCAGACGTACGTCACCGGCGGCGCCGTCAAGAACTCCTGCGAGCTGGTCCGCGAGAAGGTCCTGGAGATCGGCCGCCGCAAGTTCGGTTCGTACCACCCCGCCTGGGCCACCGCCGAACTGCTCCTGGAGGGCGGCAAGGTCGTCACCGACGGCGGCGAGGTACTGGCCGACCTGGTGGACGTACTCGAAGGCGAGGCCGTCGAGGTCGAGGAGGAGTGGCGGCACCGGCCGACCGAGCCCTTCGACCTCCGTACGGGCCAGGGCTTCGGCCATGTCCAGTACTCCTTCGCCGCCCATCGCGCGGTCGTCGAGGTGGACACCGAGCTGGGCCTGGTGAAGGTCATCGAACTGGCCTGCGCCCAGGACGTCGGCAAGGCGCTCAACCCGCTGTCCGTCATCGGCCAGATCCAGGGCGGTACGACCCAGGGCCTGGGCATCGCGGTCATGGAGGAGATCATCGTCGACCCCAAGACGGCGAAGGTCAGGAACCCCTCCTTCACCGACTACCTCATCCCCACGATCCTCGACACGCCGACCATCCCCGTCGACGTGCTCGAACTCGCCGACGACCACGCGCCGTACGGGCTCCGTGGCATCGGCGAGGCACCGACCCTGTCGTCGACTCCGGCTGTCCTTGCGGCAATTCGGAACGCGACCGGGCTGGAGCTCAACCGCACGCCGGTACGTCCGGAACACCTCACCGGAACCGCGTGA
- a CDS encoding (2Fe-2S)-binding protein: MRVNFTVNGRPQEADDVWEGESLLYVLRERMGLPGSKNACEQGECGSCTVRLDGVPVCSCLVAAGQVEGREVVTVEGLADFAKQRAEHGGCASGASGACGTPLDAAKQWAARPSDSQAGEGTELSPIQQAFIDAGAVQCGFCTPGLLVAADEMLERNPTPSDADIREALSGNLCRCTGYEKIMDAVRLAAARQGEAV; the protein is encoded by the coding sequence ATGCGCGTCAATTTCACGGTCAACGGCCGTCCACAGGAAGCCGACGATGTCTGGGAGGGCGAGAGCCTGCTCTACGTCCTGCGCGAGCGCATGGGGCTTCCCGGCTCCAAGAACGCCTGCGAGCAGGGCGAGTGCGGCTCCTGCACGGTCCGCCTGGACGGCGTACCGGTGTGTTCGTGCCTCGTCGCGGCCGGCCAGGTCGAGGGCCGCGAGGTCGTCACGGTCGAGGGCCTCGCCGACTTCGCCAAACAGCGTGCGGAGCACGGAGGTTGTGCCTCCGGGGCTTCCGGAGCCTGCGGTACGCCCCTGGACGCGGCCAAGCAGTGGGCGGCCAGGCCTTCGGACTCCCAGGCGGGCGAAGGCACCGAACTCTCCCCGATCCAGCAGGCGTTCATCGACGCCGGCGCCGTCCAGTGCGGCTTCTGCACGCCCGGCCTGCTGGTCGCCGCCGACGAGATGCTGGAGCGCAACCCGACCCCGAGCGACGCGGACATCCGCGAGGCGCTGTCGGGCAACCTCTGCCGCTGCACCGGCTACGAGAAGATCATGGACGCGGTCCGCCTGGCGGCCGCCCGACAGGGAGAGGCGGTCTGA